Sequence from the Dehalobacter sp. genome:
AACCGCTGAATCACGCTGAGCACCAGGCGAAGATTTCCCCGGACCAGCTGTTCGCGGGCCGACTTGTCCCCGGCCTGAAATTTCAAAAACAGTTCTTTCATCTTGGCACCACTTAAGACGGGCAGTTTGGACGTATTCACTCCGCAGATCTCAACCTTGTTTAAGACCATTAAAATACCCTCCAGATGTGGTTTTTTATGGTTATTCTCTGGAGAGTATGCCCTGACAGCAGACAAGTTATTCCAAATCGTTATTCCAGCCGGACAAATTCTTTCCGCAGCCTGCGTATGATGCGTTTTTCGAGTCTGGATATGTATGATTGCGAGATTCCGAGGCGGTCAGCCACCTCCTTTTGCGTCTTTTCTTCGCATCCGCCCATGCCGAATCTAAGCTCCATAATCAGTTTTTCCCGCTCACTCAGACTGCCCATAGCGAGGTCCAGCAGCTGCCTGTCGACTTCCTCTTCGATCGGACGCGAGATGATATCGTTCTCGGTTCCCAGTACATCGGACAGAAGCAGCTCATTGCCGTCCCAGTCGATATTCAGAGGTTCATCAAAAGAAACCTCTGTCCTTATTTTATTATTTCTGCGCAGATACATCAGAATTTCATTTTCAATACAGCGGGAAGCGTAAGTGGCCAGCTTGATCTTCTTGGCGGGATCAAAGGTATTGACCGCTTTAATCAAACCGATCGTCCCGATCGAGACCAAATCCTCGATACCGATTCCCGTGTTCTCAAATTTGCGGGAGATATAAACAACCAGTCTTAGGTTGCGCTCGATCAGCATATCTTTCACCGAAAGGTCCCCATGCTCGAGTCTCGTGATCAGATATTCCTCTTCTTCCAGGCGCAGCGGAGGCGGCAGAGCTTCGCTGCTGCCGACATAAAAGACCTCCCTTACCCGATGCAGTTTCAGGGACAAAAAAATTAATTTTCTCTTAAATGCCGACATTACTGCCCTATAATACTGTTTGATGCGGTTCATCAGGCGCTCTCCTCCTTGCCAACTGGCATTTGAATATGTTCCGGATGCAGCAGGGCCACAAATTTACCTTCCGAATTTAGACCATGCGGGACCAAGGCGGCGGTAACGGCATGTTCCCATACTTTTTCCCCCTGACGGATTTTAACAGATCCGAGCCGGATTCCCGGCAGCCAGGTTTGGCCATTGATTCCCCTGGCGGAGATAAACACCATTTTTTGTATACAGGGGTCTTCACTGTTCCAGATATAAGTCCAGGGGTTGGCACTTTCCCTCCAGGGCATAAGCAGAAACCTTTGAATTCCTTCCGGCAGGGCCTGGGCCACAGCTTTTTCTTCCACGACCATCACAGGTGTCCCAGTTAGCGGGTCCCGCAGTTCGTTTCCGGTATCCAGCAGTGCCTTAATCTGTGCCTGCCGGCCATTCTCAAAAGACAGCTCAACCTCGTAGCACACATTATCGAGAAATAACGTCGTTTTTTGGATTTTTTCCCAAACCCGGCAACCTGCGGTCAGAATCAGGGCAATCACAGGCAGGACCCATAAATCCTTTAAAGCCAGTCCTGTGCCTTCCAACCCAAGCCAGCCCGCCAGCGCATAATAGATTCCGGCGCTTAAGGATGCCAGAAGACTGAAATACAGGAGTCCTTTAGCCAGATCAAGGATTGTTCTGGTTCTCAAAGCCACTGCGACCATGCCGACAGGAACCAGGATTCTGGAAACAGCGATGACCCACGAAGGCCCAAAGATGATGAATACAATTGGCAGCTCGCCAAGAAGAACTGCTCCCAGTAGATTTCGAACCTGAATCTTTTTTCGAAGCAGATGGGCCGTAAAAACCAACAAAAAAGCATCCATAGCCCCATTGATGAACAGAATAATATCCAGGTAGACCATACCCGAAATCCTTTCTGCGCGAAGTTATTCTCATTAACAAATTATACCTCTGTGCTGTGAGAAATCCTGTCGCTTTAAGTGGGCTTGAAATGCGATTTTTTTGGCTAAGGGAATACAGATTATGATGGATATTTGGTTATTTTTTCTTTTCTGGGGCATGGAGCCTTGCCCAAAACACCCTGCTCGCACGTTTTCGTAGCTGCTCGCTCTGATCCTCGCCGACAAAATTAACTACCAGCATATTGGTGGTAG
This genomic interval carries:
- the sigE gene encoding RNA polymerase sporulation sigma factor SigE, producing the protein MSAFKRKLIFLSLKLHRVREVFYVGSSEALPPPLRLEEEEYLITRLEHGDLSVKDMLIERNLRLVVYISRKFENTGIGIEDLVSIGTIGLIKAVNTFDPAKKIKLATYASRCIENEILMYLRRNNKIRTEVSFDEPLNIDWDGNELLLSDVLGTENDIISRPIEEEVDRQLLDLAMGSLSEREKLIMELRFGMGGCEEKTQKEVADRLGISQSYISRLEKRIIRRLRKEFVRLE
- a CDS encoding sigma-E processing peptidase SpoIIGA; translated protein: MVYLDIILFINGAMDAFLLVFTAHLLRKKIQVRNLLGAVLLGELPIVFIIFGPSWVIAVSRILVPVGMVAVALRTRTILDLAKGLLYFSLLASLSAGIYYALAGWLGLEGTGLALKDLWVLPVIALILTAGCRVWEKIQKTTLFLDNVCYEVELSFENGRQAQIKALLDTGNELRDPLTGTPVMVVEEKAVAQALPEGIQRFLLMPWRESANPWTYIWNSEDPCIQKMVFISARGINGQTWLPGIRLGSVKIRQGEKVWEHAVTAALVPHGLNSEGKFVALLHPEHIQMPVGKEESA